The DNA window CAGAAAACGCAGCCAAGCCCAATTATCAACGCTATCACAAGATCCAGCCGCGCCACCTCCCATGGTCCCCCGATTCAGAGGCCCATCTCCCTCCCGCCCAACAACAGCTCCAAACCAAGCAAACAGTCTCTCATCCCgccctctctccctctcgcGAAGCATAAGAAGCTCCAATTCAGCGTGGAGTGTTCCAGAGCGACCAACACGAGGTCGCGAACGACCACCGCCCGTACCATCAATCCCGACACACCATCGGCGCGAGAGCTCAACAGATTCAGCACATGATAAGCGGAATTCGTTTATAGACATTCTCGATGCGCAGGGGGAATTCCGGCCTTCCAACTTTAGATCGCGGGTGGCCGCTTCGGGGGCGAGGGAGTATGGGGAGGACGTTGCGGAGAGGAATATTGGCGAGAATGGCGTGAACCTTAATAGTGCTGCTGCTCAAGCCTTTTATCGGCTTTCTGGGGGGAGGGAGTTGCAGTCGTTTGAgtacgaagaagaagaggatgatgctgcGCCTGCGCCGGGTGTTCCGCATGGTGATTTGGGGACGATACGGGAGGCTTGGTCAAGACCGTCGAGTTCATCAGCATGGAGGTCATTCTCTGGTTCAATTGGTAATGATCTGCTAAGATCAGGCAAGTCGAATCGACGAGAGTCACAATCGAACCTCAACCCAGGAACGTTATCGATGCGGGATCGAAGAAGGTCCTTCAACgcttttgcttctccatCAGAAACCGAACCTCAACCTCGCAAACCTAGGCCGATGAGTCTCCATCCTTCACTATCCAGCGGCTTAACATAtgagacttcatcttcaccaccgcCAGTTCAAAGATCTCGACCAAAGACAAGCGAAGGTcgaagccgaggaagaagtttCGGTCGTGCTGAGATTGATACGGTTGACGAGGCGTTTGATGAAGCTGCGCCGTGTCCGATTATCCCAGCGCAATTCAGACCAGACAAGCGAGCAAGTGTATATCTTGAACCAAACTACCGATATGAACGGAACGATgtccatcatcctcgtccagAGTCATATCACGGAGGATCAACGCTCTCATCTTATCCCCGAAGCGAACTGTCACAGCCTTCACGCCCATCGAGCTCTTCATCAATCGACAAACCATTTCCTCGATCTCGCACCATGGCCAGCGTTGCTCTGCGAAACCAACGTCTAGACGATATAAACGAACACATTCCTGTGCGGACATCTTCTCTTAATGTCAACTCACAGGCAAGCATCACTCCTACAACACAGTCATCTGGTTTCTCAAGCATCCAGTATCCCGTTGGTCATCATACGCCCAGCACATCTATCGATGCATCTCTACCACCATCAATCAAGATGCGTCCAGAGCATGAGCACACTCAGCATAACTCACCGGGGGATGACTATTCCGCCGAGACACTTGTTCCATCAAGGATGGACATCGAGCAACATCTCGGCCATCCCATGACAGCCGATCACGACATGGATCTATACCTCTCCGATGCAAGCGAAGACTCGATAGACTCCTTCGTCGCATGGAAAGAGAAGCGTCGCGACGGCGAAGGACTCCTTATGAAGGACAACTACGGCATGTCAGGCGACGGTCTCCCAGGCATATACGAACCCCTCCCCATCCTCAAAGCTCCCACCTCACCACCCCCAATCCCCATAATCCCCTCTGCACCAGTCTCCAAACGtcccaaaacaccaaaaagccCAAAGAGTCCCCAACGACCTCGCACACGAAGCAACAAATCCACACCCCGCCGCGCCCGTCAATCCCGCAGCCGCACAACAACACCTCGTCGAACGCGCCAAGTTTCTACCTCTGAAGACCCAGACTCCGATTCATTCTGGGAGAGCGATGCCCCTGTTGCACCGGGTTTTGTGTCCCTCGCAGATTTGGGTATTGATCTTCATGAGATAGGGTGGGATCAGTATGGTCTTACGGAAGCGGATGATGCAAAGGTCGATATACAGACTGCTATTAAACTGCGCAAGGcgatggagatgaggaagaagcagcagcagcagcagagggttgatgatgaggggtGTGCGGCGGATGTAGAGGATTAATGAAGATATGAAGCATGGAGTTTGGATAGGGGTAACTACGATACGATGGATTTCTTTTGTAATGATGATTTGGGCGTTGGTATATGGGCATTATTGGGTCATAGATGGATTACGGGTTATAGCATAACGATGGATACCAATACGcatttgtttctttgttgaaTTACTTTCAAGCTTCAATATGATGTCTCGACTGATAATACAACGGAAATCTCTCTTATCAAGTCAATTAACGGATCCGATCATAAACAAAGAGAATCACTCTTCTGTAATCACCCGAATTACAATAAGGTCTGCACTCATCTCGTCCCGTCCCGGTTTGCGCATCCCAAAAAGGAAATTATCCCAAAAAGGCAAGTTTTTAATTCAACGACGAACAATCGTTGCAAAAAGGTCATGATGAGTTATGGCGATACGCAAAAGTAATAAATCGTTTTGCCCCGTACTGGAATCGAACCAGTGATCTTCGCATTACGAGTGCGACGCCTTACCACTTGGCCAAGAGGGCTAGATGAGCTATTAAACGCTGGGGTGTTTTTTGGGCTTATGTATGTCTATTGAGCTGACTGTGTCGGCTGGGGTGATTGACTCAGGCGCTGTAAAACAGTCTCGTTCATTGCTATCGAAACTTTACTGATGACTAGTTCTAAGAAGTCGGTTTCGGATGCTTAGATTATTGTTATGGCACTGTGGGTAGAGCTTCGGGGCGGTTTTCGAGTCTCGGTATCGACTTGTCGCGTCAGTCGTCGGGGTTTCAAGCGATCCGTCGGTGATGGCGCAGCGTAAAAGCAGATCTAAGAACTGCCAGTTAGCGTCAACCAGGCACTTACACATTCGTAGCATAGAATGTACGGGTTCCGTATTGTATTCCGGCGGTCACGGCCGAAGTGTCCCCACAAATCCGGCGACCGGGGCTCCGTCTAGGACGGGGTGCCATTTCTGGCCGGTTTCAACTAACTGCACTGTCGCTATCAGTGAGATTCTGCATGATAATGCTTCTTGAAACAGATGATATGACGCAGAACCCGGTGTTTAGGTTACAGTCCCAGCAACTCATGGGTGCATCATGATGATATCATGCTACAACGTGACAGTTTAAGAGGCCACTGGAAGCCATGCTGCGCAAGCTTGAGATATCAGAAAAACAATCTTATCAGAGACTATGAATAGAAGAATCGCCGTCACAGCTACTATAATGTCGCATGCAAACTCGTTCAGAGCCGCCCGCCAAGTATGGCGAGCTTCAGCTGCAATCCCCAAGGCCGCTATCAGGCCCTTCTCAGTGTCTCCTCGACTTGAGACTCCTCCGATTCTATTGGAAGATAAAGACAAAGGCTTTGGCTTTATTCGTCACAACAGCCGTCCACCAAAGCCGAGGTCTGTTGGAGTTACTGAGATTCGGGGACCATATTATTCGGTGATGGGGAAGCGGTATCTACAGGATGTGCTTGAGACGTGAGTTTACCTGCTCATATAAGATATCAGAGTACTGACAGACCTAGGATGGGTCATCATGTCGATGGTCTCAAGTTTGCTGGTGGTTCGTTCTCCCTGTTCCCAGAGGACAAGCTTAAGGAGCTCATCAATCTCGCCCACGAGTACAACGTCTACGTCTCTACTGTACGTCTCATTGCAATCCTCAGGTCTCAAGTCTTACTGACCATAATATCAGGGCGGATGGATGGAACACGTCCTTCTTCAATCTAACCCTGTCTGGGCCGTAGACCAATATCTCAAAAAGTGCAAACAACTTGGCTTCGACGTGATCGAAATCTCGTCAGGCTTCCTCTCCATTCCCCAAGACGACTGGCTTCGCGTCGTCGACAAAGTCCACTCCGTCGGGTTAATCGCCAAACCTGAATGCGGCATTCAATTCGGCGCTGGCGGCGACACAGAAGCTTCTGAGCTCTCATCACTCGGAACCTCTGATCCATCGAAGATAATCCACATGGGGAAGCGCTTTATCGACGCTGGAGTAGAGCGCATCATGATTGAGAGCGAGGGCATCACAGAGAATGTCAAGAGTTGGAGGACGGATGTTATTCAGCAGATTTTACGGGAGTTGCCTCAGGAGAAAGTCATGTTTGAGGCGGCGGATCCAAAAGTGTTTAATTGGTATGTTAGAGAGTTTGGGACTGACGTTAATTTGTTTGTGGACCATTCGCAGATTGTGCAGCTGTCGTGTTTGAGGGAGGGAATTTGGGGACAATCCGATACGTTTGGATCAGTGGTTAATTACAGGCCGTAAGATTGTTTGGCTTGGAGGATTTATTGAGGTTGGACAAGCAATTGGCCCGTCTAAATCGTGATGCCATCATGATGCACTGAGTGACCCCGCGATGGGGCTGGACAATCTCGATGGAAGCACTGCACACTGACATCATTGCTTAGAGATATAAATAACATGCCATGATCGTTCCAATTTCTTCATTCATCCATAATCTGAGATTTCTATACAGAATAATTGCTTCAATTGACTGAATACTCTTACACAATGTCTCAAGCTGGAAAAGATGGTTCATTCGACCCTGTTCCAGAGGCTCAGGCACAGAAGCTTCCAGGGTACGCACGCGATCAATTGATCTGTCTCGGATTCACTTCTAACATCGGATCACAGAACTGAGAAAGATATGAACCCGACTAGCGAGTCCACCAAACTTGAAGGAAAGAATGAGTTCCACGAGTACAGAGCCGCCAACAAGCTCGAGGGCGCCAAAGCTCTCATCACAGGCGGAGAGTAAGCAGACATTTCGTCCCTCGCACAAAATCCCATCACTGATCCCTATAGTTCCGGCATTGGCCGCTCAGTAGCAGTCCTCTTCGCCCGCGAAGGCGCAGACGTAACAATCGTCTACCtcccagaagaacaagaagacgcCGAAGAGACCAAGCGAATGGTTGAGAAAGAAGGCCACAAatgtcttctctttccaGGAAATCTCATGGACAACGAGACCTGCAAGAACGCAGTCCAGAAACACGTTGATGAGTATGGCAAGATTGATGTTCTGGTGAACAATGCTGGGAAGCAGTCCATGTGTGAGGACTTTAAGGATATTGATCTGGATGATGTAGAGAGTACTTTCCGAAGCAATATTCTTCAGATATTTGCTATGACGAAGTATGCGCTTCATCATATGGAAAAGGGTGGCTCGTAAGTCTACACCGCATTGTGTGAGCCTGGCTAACAAAGTAGTAtcatcaactcaacatcTACCGTTGCCTTCAGAGGAACAGCGCACATGGTAGACTACGCATCCACAAAAGGCGCCATCACGTCGTTCACTCAATCGTTGTCAAAGCAGCTCGTCAAGAAGGGCATCAGAGTCAACGCTGTGGCTCCAGGACCTGTGCATACTCCTCTGCAGCCTGCTTCTCGACCGGCAGAGCAGATGGAAGGCTTTGGCAAGAATTCTCAGCTGGGAAGAGTTGGACAGCCGAGTGAGATTGCGCCGAGTTATGTATTCCTGGCTTCGAAGGATGCGACCTTGTTCCACGGGCAGGTCCTCCACGCTTATCCACTTGGCGACTAGGGTGTATAGCTGAGTAGTTAAACTAATGAATATGTATATCTCGGAATGTGATTGAGACTGTTAGTGCATAGCAGAGTGAGTGAAAAGTCGTGGTGTTGTGTGCCATCTTCCAGGAAGTTTCAGCCGTAACGCATATACACGCCTCTATCATCATCGATCTGCTGAGCTGAAAGTGTGGTGAACTGAACACCATTCCAACGTACAGGTGTGTTATTGCTGACCATACTCCAAATTCGCAACAATCACAGAATCTCATAAAAGCCCTAGACGCACAGTATCTACACGTTTCAACAGGATAGGCGTCCCCTCaactctcagcctcagcagtctAATGCACCTCAGAcgaagcatcatcatcactaacTCCATCATAAGACATGATAGCCGTATTAGTCGTTAGTCGCCAATAGTCTCaatccagccagccacatTTGGACAGCATCCAATTATTCCGAGAGCTGGAGGGCCTTTGGTTCGTATTGATGCCGCTAGGAACGGCTACGGCCCGTGAGATCTGGTGTTCTAGGCTTGAATGGAACGCATCGATAGTTTCGTCTGTAAGAAAACGCAGTTATCTGCGAGGAAAGTTCACCGGTATGTGATGAAAGTCTTAGATGAAGCGGGGTTCACTACAAGAGTCGGTTTATCGTTTCTTATCACATTGCTTGTCTCAGCTAGCCactgtgttggtgttgtgatGGAGCTTTCCGGATGGGAACCTCCATGGCCAGACTAGCTAGCAATAGGTTCTGCATAAATAGAGTACAAGTCCCCGGCAAACAGGTCTGTCCTTGTCAAAGGAAAAAGCCATTATCTGTGACTGCTAGTttgtcttcatcatgtctctcCCAGCTGAAGAACACCACCTCCATACCCGTGCCTTCAAGCACATGTGGGCACGGCACGTCGCTCAGAAAGGCTTCGAAGACGATGTCCAAGCCGCTGCCAAGCGTGTgatccaagctcaacaagagcatCCCGAGCTTTTCCCAAAGAAAGTTCATGAAGACGAAGGTGTCAGTAAGATTCTTGACAAGACCCAGAAGCTCACTGGTGTTGGCTTCGTCCCCAGAAAGTCCAACCATCTTGAGATTGGTATCATCGGCGCTGGTGTCGCTGGACTTTTCACTGCCATGGTATTTGACTGGCTGAACGAGCAGTGCCAAAAGGAGGGATTGAAGATTGAGTACGACATTATAGAGGCTGCGAAGATGAATAGGCTGGGAGGAAGGTTGTATACGCATCGATTTTCGCATGGCGAGCATGATTACTATGATGTTGGAGCTGTGCGATTCcccaacaacaccatcatgaAGAGGTACGTCTCCCAAGAATCGTTGTCGTTGCGATCGCTCAAACGCTGCAGAACCTTCCAGCTGTTCAATTACATCGGCCTCAAGCCAGGAAAAGGCGGATTAATCCCATAATACATCGGAGATGAGGACAATGTCTGCCCAACATACTTCAATGATGTTTCCGGCGTCGGGAACGTCTGGACGGCTGAAGCGAATGACCCATTCAAGATCAACGAGGGTCTTCCTGATAAAGCCAAGATCCCCGTTCAGTGCGTCTCCTTCCTCCATTCATGACAGGTCGCTAACAATAACATAGCCTACTCCAAGTGAACCCTTCAGACCTAGTCAGTGAGGCGTTGGAAGACTTCATCAAGGTGGCTGCagagaagttcaagaaagccgttgaagagaatgatgAAAAGGGACCGGAGACAACCAAGCTTTGGGCCCTTCTGATGGAGGCTGATAAGCTTAGCACTCGCCAGTTCCTCTCTTCGTGAGTACCCAGTGCACCAGTGCACCTTTGTAGCAGACTGACGTCGTGGTAGGGGAGATGGCGataggaagaagagggagggcAAACCCAAAGACAATTCTGGTCTCATTCCCGAGGGGCCGGGATACAACTACAACACCATTGAGTGGCTCGAGTCTGCCACATAGTGAGTAGAATGCATGGTTCCCTGGCATCTTTACTGACACTTCTCAGTGGCACTGGCTGGTACGACCAATCCCTCACGGAATGTGTTCTTGAAGAACTCGACTTCGCAACCCCCAAATCAATCGACGGCCAGCCCACTAATTACTGGTGGTGTATCGATGGAGGTGCCCAGACCATCGCGCATCGTATGGCGAGAATGATCAAGCAGCCCGTCCAGTACAACAGCCAAGTTGTCGCCATAGATGCGCAAGTCGAAGAGCGCAAGAAACGCAAACCCGAGGACTTCACGTCGATGAAACTCCGCATCAACAAGAACCAGGTTGTCAAGGAAAAGGAGTACTTTGCTGTGTTCAATAGTACGACGCTTGGTGCTCTTCAGAGGATGGATCTCAAGGACGCGGATCTTCTCTGGGGCACCAAGCAGGCCATTCGGGCTTTGGGATATGGTGCTTCGTGCAAGGTTGGTATCAAGTTTGAGACTGCGTGGTGGCAGAAACCTCcgttcaacatcaagaagggaGGCATTGCGCACActgatcttcctcttcgggCTTGCGTGTATCCGTCGTACAACATTGAGTCCAACGAAGGCCAGGATTGGGATCCCAACAAGCCTGCCGTTCTTCTCTGCTCTTATACCTGGGGCCAGGATGCGCAGCGCATTGGATCTCTGATCTCACCCCAGACGCCCAAGAATGAAGAACAGCTCCTCTCTGTGCTTCTTCATGATCTTGCGCAGTTGCACTCAAAGCAGAGCGACTACACGTACGATCAGCTTCTCGCTCTCCTCAAGGATCAGTACCGGGACCATCATGCATACGATTGGTACAGAGACGAGAACATGTCTGGCGCTTTCGCATACTTTGGACCAAGTCAATTCTCCAACATGTGGTcagagatcatcaagcccaacgCCTACGGTCAGCTGTATCTCATCGGCGAggcctcctcttctcacCACGCGTGGATTGTCGGCGCCCTCGAGAGCGTCATTCGCGCAGTATATCTCATGTTTGAAGGCCTTCAAAAGCAAGACCCCGACAACGCAGCCTATAAAAAAGCCATTGAGCTCTTGAGTAAAGAGCCAGATACTCCCAAAGAAGGCGGCGATGTCTCTGGAGGATTCCCAGGCGATAAGCCCCAAGAGCCGCAGAAGCTACCGTCTGGCCTTCCGTTCCACCCGTTGCCGGAGGAGATGCCCAAGAGACAGCTGGATGCTGATCGGGATGCGAAGTTGGTGAGGGATCCATTGGAGGATGTCaagtttggtgatgaggttTCACTTCTTTTCTCGAGTGCTATGATCACGTTGAGCTTGATTGAGAGTTTCTTTGAGTTGCAGGTTgatgaggccaaggacaAGCCCCAGTGAGCACGTAGTATTGAGAGATACTGAGAGATTGACAGGGTTTTTGCGTGTCACTTTGACAAGCAGAGTGAGCTTGAAGCAGTTAAAGTCTGCCGAATTTCTTCAAGTCAGTCGTGGATTTATCACCATAAATCGGAATTATCGTCACTCCAGTCCTCgccatcgtcgtcatcaacccattcatcgtcgtcgtcctcaacCTGACCCTCAAACATTATTGGCGGAGTCACAGGCTGGCACTTGGTCTCAACTTCACTCCAAATCGTACCACGTAAAGCGTGATCCCTGATCCAATCCTGGCATGAGGCGATCGGaccccttctccttgatcttctatCATATCTTTGATGCGTAGCCACAGTTGAGACAATGATTTTGTTGTCGGGGTCTACTTCTTGCCAGTGAGGTATCTTGCTACTGAAGTCATATAGGTAGGGTGGCCAGTCGCAGAAAGCCATTGAGATTTTGGGCCCTTGATACACCGGACCGTCATCCTTCGTGTCCTGGCGGTTGATTTTGGCCCACGCCGCCGCCCATTCCCCTTTGACATCATCGGCGAGGTCAGGCCGCACGAAAACAGCCGTATCTAACTGTGGACACGACGCCATATCCTCGAAGAATGTATCCGCAGCCATGACGTTGTACAGACATAAACGCCGCAGTTTCGGCCATTTGATAAAGACATGGGGTTGTATAAC is part of the Fusarium fujikuroi IMI 58289 draft genome, chromosome FFUJ_chr07 genome and encodes:
- a CDS encoding probable sulfonate biosynthesis enzyme, with the protein product MSHANSFRAARQVWRASAAIPKAAIRPFSVSPRLETPPILLEDKDKGFGFIRHNSRPPKPRSVGVTEIRGPYYSVMGKRYLQDVLETMGHHVDGLKFAGGSFSLFPEDKLKELINLAHEYNVYVSTGGWMEHVLLQSNPVWAVDQYLKKCKQLGFDVIEISSGFLSIPQDDWLRVVDKVHSVGLIAKPECGIQFGAGGDTEASELSSLGTSDPSKIIHMGKRFIDAGVERIMIESEGITENVKSWRTDVIQQILRELPQEKVMFEAADPKVFNWYVREFGTDVNLFVDHSQIVQLSCLREGIWGQSDTFGSVVNYRP
- a CDS encoding related to short-chain alcohol dehydrogenase, with the protein product MSQAGKDGSFDPVPEAQAQKLPGTEKDMNPTSESTKLEGKNEFHEYRAANKLEGAKALITGGDSGIGRSVAVLFAREGADVTIVYLPEEQEDAEETKRMVEKEGHKCLLFPGNLMDNETCKNAVQKHVDEYGKIDVLVNNAGKQSMCEDFKDIDLDDVESTFRSNILQIFAMTKYALHHMEKGGSIINSTSTVAFRGTAHMVDYASTKGAITSFTQSLSKQLVKKGIRVNAVAPGPVHTPLQPASRPAEQMEGFGKNSQLGRVGQPSEIAPSYVFLASKDATLFHGQVLHAYPLGD
- a CDS encoding related to L-amino-acid oxidase, coding for MSLPAEEHHLHTRAFKHMWARHVAQKGFEDDVQAAAKRVIQAQQEHPELFPKKVHEDEGVSKILDKTQKLTGVGFVPRKSNHLEIGIIGAGVAGLFTAMVFDWLNEQCQKEGLKIEYDIIEAAKMNRLGGRLYTHRFSHGEHDYYDVGAVRFPNNTIMKSLLQVNPSDLVSEALEDFIKVAAEKFKKAVEENDEKGPETTKLWALLMEADKLSTRQFLSSGDGDRKKREGKPKDNSGLIPEGPGYNYNTIEWLESATYGTGWYDQSLTECVLEELDFATPKSIDGQPTNYWWCIDGGAQTIAHRMARMIKQPVQYNSQVVAIDAQVEERKKRKPEDFTSMKLRINKNQVVKEKEYFAVFNSTTLGALQRMDLKDADLLWGTKQAIRALGYGASCKVGIKFETAWWQKPPFNIKKGGIAHTDLPLRACVYPSYNIESNEGQDWDPNKPAVLLCSYTWGQDAQRIGSLISPQTPKNEEQLLSVLLHDLAQLHSKQSDYTYDQLLALLKDQYRDHHAYDWYRDENMSGAFAYFGPSQFSNMWSEIIKPNAYGQLYLIGEASSSHHAWIVGALESVIRAVYLMFEGLQKQDPDNAAYKKAIELLSKEPDTPKEGGDVSGGFPGDKPQEPQKLPSGLPFHPLPEEMPKRQLDADRDAKLVRDPLEDVKFGDEVSLLFSSAMITLSLIESFFELQVDEAKDKPQ